The following are encoded in a window of Streptomyces sp. 11x1 genomic DNA:
- a CDS encoding ArsR family transcriptional regulator, translated as MISFVLGVEDLADTRFAVSPLHETLLSLRVLQDPGLSALHIPWRRSVVGRIGPLDTELLMALVARRRTIPDFLTPQPTSFAPTFDEQLAVVRQASPARVRHDLLTAHAPDPLPAALHDATVADDISVVRLRDAVCELLRQFWEVAIEPEWRQMRLLLEADMTYRARQLAVGGARWLFADMHPNLRWHNGVLHIDKMISRHRVAASGRGLLLLPSVFAHKPAPPVGPEEPPRLVYPVRGVATLWATPPTVDATALASLLGAPRARLLTLLEEPLATVEIARRFRVTPSAVSQHLRVLHATGLVTRARDGRQVLYRRSSLGDQLTGRQQRHRIAPS; from the coding sequence ATGATCAGTTTTGTGCTCGGCGTCGAGGACCTTGCAGATACGCGCTTCGCCGTGTCACCACTGCACGAGACTCTGCTCAGCCTGCGGGTGCTGCAAGACCCGGGGCTGTCCGCGTTGCACATCCCCTGGCGCAGGTCCGTGGTCGGCAGGATCGGCCCGCTCGATACCGAACTGCTGATGGCGCTGGTCGCCCGCAGGCGCACCATCCCCGACTTCCTTACCCCGCAGCCCACGAGCTTCGCGCCGACCTTCGACGAGCAGTTGGCCGTCGTCCGTCAGGCGTCACCTGCGCGGGTTCGCCATGACCTGCTGACCGCGCACGCTCCTGACCCGCTTCCAGCAGCCCTGCATGATGCCACTGTCGCCGACGACATATCCGTCGTCAGACTTCGCGATGCCGTGTGCGAGCTTCTGCGGCAGTTCTGGGAGGTGGCCATCGAGCCGGAGTGGCGGCAGATGCGGCTGCTCCTTGAAGCCGATATGACCTACCGAGCACGGCAACTGGCAGTGGGAGGCGCCCGCTGGTTGTTCGCCGACATGCACCCAAACCTGCGCTGGCACAACGGCGTACTGCACATCGACAAGATGATCAGCAGGCACCGTGTCGCTGCGTCCGGTCGAGGCCTCCTGCTCCTGCCGTCCGTGTTCGCGCACAAGCCGGCGCCTCCGGTCGGTCCGGAAGAGCCGCCCCGGCTCGTCTATCCGGTCCGCGGGGTGGCCACACTGTGGGCCACCCCGCCAACCGTCGATGCGACGGCTCTTGCGTCGCTGCTCGGTGCACCACGGGCAAGGCTGCTCACCCTGCTCGAAGAGCCGCTCGCCACAGTTGAGATCGCCCGACGCTTCCGTGTGACCCCGAGCGCCGTGTCCCAGCACCTGCGCGTGCTCCATGCCACGGGTCTGGTCACCCGGGCTCGCGACGGACGGCAGGTTCTGTACCGCCGAAGCTCTCTCGGCGACCAACTGACTGGCCGCCAACAGCGCCACCGGATCGCGCCCTCTTGA
- a CDS encoding DUF6262 family protein gives MKHLAISGSDGRAARVERLRAARARDSEAKTARAMEAVRGLLSSGQRVTVARVARDASVSTWFVHNQPRVRDAVQAAIHEQREHGRQTSPATHGQQVTPAGLRTELALARDEMKDLRKERDRLRERVQLSLGAELDEVDRGQFVRRIQELEQQNTDLNRDLSDARDRLASLECRLRESEDDLIAARAGLRRAMRAVPSK, from the coding sequence ATGAAACACCTCGCCATCTCCGGCTCCGACGGCCGGGCCGCTCGGGTCGAACGCTTGCGAGCCGCCCGCGCCCGGGACAGCGAGGCCAAGACGGCACGCGCGATGGAAGCAGTACGCGGCCTCCTCAGCTCGGGTCAGCGCGTCACCGTTGCCCGGGTGGCCCGTGACGCCTCGGTGTCCACCTGGTTCGTCCACAACCAACCCCGGGTGCGGGATGCCGTCCAGGCCGCCATTCACGAGCAGCGGGAGCACGGCCGCCAGACCTCTCCGGCGACCCACGGACAGCAGGTCACTCCCGCCGGTCTGCGCACCGAACTCGCCCTCGCCAGGGACGAGATGAAGGATTTGAGGAAGGAGCGTGACCGGCTCCGGGAGCGTGTCCAACTCTCCCTGGGTGCAGAGCTCGACGAAGTCGACCGAGGTCAGTTCGTGCGACGTATCCAGGAGTTGGAGCAGCAGAACACCGACCTGAACCGTGACCTGTCAGACGCCCGAGACCGGCTGGCCTCTCTGGAGTGCCGACTGCGGGAATCAGAGGACGACCTCATCGCCGCCAGGGCCGGCCTCCGCCGAGCGATGCGGGCCGTGCCCTCCAAGTGA
- a CDS encoding MFS transporter — protein sequence MSRRMALLLAVTCAVAVGNIYFPQAIIPLVAAGLHTSPDAASLAVTATQVGYTAGMFLLVPLGDRLPSRSFLVVLLALTGLGLLTAGCAPTLPLLIAASALTGLTTVAAQVVGPLAAGLVPADRRGAVIGTLLSGSIGGMLLARAFSGSLGEWLGWRAPYLAAAALTLLLASIVARTVPVATPRSRQPYPALLTESLRLLRTEPDLRRSCFYQATVFAGFSAVWTCLTLLLTGPVYGMGAQAVGLLALVGGATMLCAPLAGRLVDRHGPDPVNLVCMLAVLVSAAVLTAGAWGDVPGLTALVVGTLLLDVAMQSGMVANQARVYALRPDARSRLNTAYMTCAYLGGSAGSWLGVRAYGRAGWWGACALVALLTVLALARHLVELRSRRPGATRSQSRATVADQPIRPR from the coding sequence ATGAGCCGTCGGATGGCCCTGCTCCTGGCCGTGACCTGCGCCGTGGCCGTGGGCAACATCTACTTCCCGCAGGCGATCATTCCGCTCGTCGCCGCAGGACTGCACACGTCGCCTGACGCGGCCTCCCTGGCCGTGACCGCCACCCAAGTCGGCTACACGGCCGGAATGTTCCTGCTGGTGCCGCTCGGTGACCGGCTCCCGTCCCGCTCGTTCCTCGTCGTCCTGCTCGCCCTTACCGGTCTGGGCCTGCTCACCGCAGGCTGCGCTCCAACCCTGCCGCTCCTCATCGCCGCCAGCGCCCTCACCGGCCTCACCACCGTGGCCGCTCAGGTCGTCGGTCCACTGGCGGCCGGACTCGTGCCCGCCGACCGCCGTGGCGCGGTGATCGGCACCCTGCTGAGCGGGTCGATCGGCGGCATGCTGCTTGCCCGGGCTTTCAGCGGTTCGCTGGGCGAATGGCTGGGATGGCGGGCCCCCTATCTGGCGGCCGCGGCCCTGACCCTGCTGCTCGCAAGCATTGTGGCTCGCACGGTGCCCGTCGCGACCCCGCGCTCGCGTCAGCCGTACCCAGCGCTCCTGACCGAGTCACTACGTCTGCTGCGCACCGAGCCGGACCTGCGTCGCTCCTGCTTCTACCAGGCGACGGTCTTCGCGGGGTTCTCGGCCGTGTGGACCTGCCTGACGCTCCTCCTCACCGGTCCGGTCTACGGCATGGGCGCCCAGGCCGTGGGACTGCTCGCCCTGGTCGGCGGCGCAACCATGCTCTGCGCCCCGCTCGCCGGACGCCTGGTGGACCGCCACGGCCCGGACCCGGTGAACCTCGTCTGCATGCTCGCGGTCCTCGTCTCAGCCGCGGTCCTGACTGCCGGCGCCTGGGGCGACGTACCGGGGCTGACCGCGCTGGTCGTCGGCACGCTGCTGCTCGACGTCGCCATGCAGTCCGGCATGGTCGCCAACCAGGCCCGGGTCTACGCCCTGCGCCCCGACGCCCGCAGCAGGCTCAACACCGCCTACATGACCTGCGCCTACCTGGGCGGCAGCGCAGGATCATGGCTCGGGGTACGCGCGTACGGCAGGGCCGGGTGGTGGGGCGCGTGTGCGCTCGTGGCACTGCTCACGGTGCTCGCCCTCGCCCGCCACCTGGTGGAGCTGCGCAGCCGGAGGCCCGGAGCTACGAGAAGCCAGTCACGGGCCACTGTCGCGGATCAGCCGATCCGCCCTCGTTGA
- a CDS encoding site-specific integrase: MLDLRQAVYAASIASKALANRPCGNTPDELSMADMSAVVDTLRIAKRPEDGHDYSTSHRRALLRAWRAFLEYARQAGLMDHVPGGFALNPKFHAIAAVEASEDDIGRAIPEHVIARLDAHLPQLGTSTAYESGGWRATDFARMYQVAYTILRDTGRRPGEVTSLHRSCLEWVDGKPTLLYDNHKRRRHGRRLPISEVTAKEIESWQRELDRLPPVPSCEQWLLPAPGQRNRPRRGHMTTPNFCNRIFRAWVDELIPDLVDDRLDDDGKPCAYDRTQIVPYGFRHAYAQRHADAGTRPDVLRELMDHRSLDVTMGYYKVSLSRKQDAVKTVARLAVDRHGTPQGFGDALAYEVESVAVPYGGCTEPSNVKAGGGHCRIRFQCAGCDFYRPDPSYLPALEQQVADLRADKEAAVAMDAADWVVRNFDDQIRAYSKSADEMRHKLDEMPPEERATVESASRELRKARSAAAFFPVQALTTRSSE, translated from the coding sequence GTGCTCGATCTGAGGCAGGCCGTGTACGCCGCGTCAATCGCCTCCAAGGCCCTGGCCAACCGGCCGTGCGGCAATACGCCGGATGAATTGTCCATGGCGGACATGAGCGCCGTGGTGGACACACTCCGCATCGCGAAGCGCCCTGAGGACGGCCACGACTACTCGACCAGCCACCGCCGGGCGCTACTCCGCGCCTGGCGGGCGTTTCTCGAGTACGCACGGCAGGCAGGACTGATGGACCATGTACCCGGCGGGTTCGCCCTGAACCCCAAGTTCCACGCCATTGCCGCCGTCGAAGCGTCCGAGGACGACATCGGCCGCGCGATCCCCGAGCATGTCATCGCCCGGCTCGATGCTCACCTCCCTCAGCTCGGCACTTCCACCGCCTACGAGAGCGGTGGTTGGAGAGCTACCGACTTCGCGCGGATGTACCAGGTGGCGTACACAATCCTCCGGGACACCGGCCGTCGTCCCGGCGAGGTCACCAGCCTGCACCGAAGCTGCCTGGAGTGGGTCGACGGCAAACCGACTCTCCTCTACGACAACCACAAACGGCGTCGTCACGGCCGCCGTCTTCCCATCAGCGAGGTGACTGCCAAAGAGATCGAGTCCTGGCAAAGGGAACTGGACCGGCTGCCTCCCGTACCCAGTTGTGAACAGTGGCTCCTCCCTGCCCCGGGCCAGCGCAACCGTCCTCGGCGTGGCCACATGACCACACCGAACTTCTGCAACAGGATCTTCCGGGCCTGGGTCGACGAACTGATTCCGGATCTTGTCGACGACCGGCTGGACGACGACGGCAAACCATGCGCCTACGACCGCACGCAGATCGTCCCGTACGGCTTCCGGCACGCCTACGCCCAGCGGCATGCGGACGCCGGGACCCGTCCGGACGTCCTCCGGGAGCTCATGGACCATCGTTCTCTCGACGTCACCATGGGCTATTACAAGGTCTCGCTCAGCAGAAAGCAGGATGCCGTCAAGACGGTGGCGAGGCTCGCGGTCGACCGGCACGGTACCCCTCAAGGCTTCGGCGACGCGCTGGCCTACGAAGTCGAGAGCGTTGCGGTGCCATACGGCGGCTGTACCGAGCCCAGCAACGTGAAGGCGGGCGGCGGCCACTGCCGAATCCGCTTCCAGTGCGCCGGTTGTGACTTCTACCGGCCCGACCCTTCCTACCTCCCGGCCTTGGAGCAGCAGGTGGCAGATCTTCGGGCCGACAAAGAGGCGGCCGTGGCTATGGACGCCGCCGACTGGGTCGTGCGCAACTTCGACGACCAGATCCGTGCCTACTCGAAGTCGGCCGACGAGATGCGGCACAAGCTGGACGAAATGCCACCGGAGGAACGGGCCACAGTCGAATCGGCCTCGCGTGAGCTGCGTAAAGCTCGCTCGGCCGCAGCCTTCTTCCCGGTGCAGGCGCTGACGACGCGGAGCTCCGAATGA
- a CDS encoding N-6 DNA methylase, producing MQGNQTEVTAADIARLAGVGRAAVSNWRRRHADFPKPVGGTETSPAFALSEVEEWLRDQGKLAEVPLKERVWQQVAGHPEGPVTALVHAGCALLLLHDRPLTWLELSAVADDGELARLLPEPLGEVLTPRFGPAGEPAVPRPLPAELLPSIPLLRGATELAADLGARQTFEFLLARHLDANPRQYTLTPGELAELMAELAGPARSVLDPACGTGALLRAVAARPGQELYGQDSAGELAALTALRLALCTGGTVRTAPGDSLRADAYEHLRAEAVLCHPPFNERNWGHDELAYDPRWEYGFPARTESELAWVQHALARLEDGGTAVLLMPPAAASRRSGRRIRADLLRRGALRAVIALPVGAAPPYNIPLHLWVLRRPGRAAVPPRLLLVDTGRLVPEGRSGFDWAAVRAAVLDAWRPFDRAGEAVERPGLSRALPVIDLLDDDVDLAPARHLPPPAVGGGAEELTAVRARLGETLRLTADLTPPLPGEARLARWPLTTVGELARGGALLLRTGGNGPHARVLTDHDVLAGTAPSGTLPETAGEAPVLVAPGDVVVPVLGGGGIARVVDEDTAGAALGRNLTLLRPDTAALDPWFVAGFLRSTANSRQASSYASTATRLDVRRLQLPRLPLEQQRRYGERFRVLAAFEDALRQAGRLGERLVRGMYDGLTDGTVAPD from the coding sequence GTGCAGGGGAACCAGACAGAGGTCACGGCCGCGGACATCGCGCGGCTCGCCGGGGTGGGTCGCGCCGCCGTCAGCAACTGGCGCCGTCGGCACGCCGACTTCCCCAAACCGGTCGGCGGCACCGAGACCAGCCCAGCCTTCGCGCTCAGCGAGGTCGAGGAGTGGCTGCGCGACCAGGGCAAGCTCGCCGAGGTGCCCCTGAAGGAGCGCGTCTGGCAGCAGGTCGCCGGCCACCCGGAGGGCCCCGTCACCGCCCTCGTGCACGCGGGCTGCGCCCTGCTCCTCCTGCACGACCGGCCCCTGACCTGGCTGGAGCTGAGCGCCGTCGCCGACGACGGGGAACTGGCCCGGCTGCTGCCCGAGCCGCTGGGGGAGGTCCTCACCCCGCGCTTCGGACCGGCCGGTGAGCCCGCCGTACCCCGGCCGCTGCCCGCGGAGCTCCTGCCCTCGATCCCGCTCCTGCGCGGCGCCACCGAACTCGCCGCCGACCTCGGGGCGCGGCAGACCTTCGAGTTCCTGCTCGCCCGGCACCTCGACGCCAACCCGCGCCAGTACACGCTCACTCCGGGCGAACTGGCCGAGCTGATGGCCGAACTCGCCGGACCCGCCCGGTCGGTGCTCGACCCGGCCTGCGGCACCGGCGCCCTCCTGCGGGCCGTCGCCGCCCGCCCCGGCCAGGAGCTGTACGGCCAGGACAGCGCCGGCGAACTGGCCGCCCTCACTGCGCTCCGCCTCGCCCTGTGCACCGGCGGCACCGTCCGCACCGCCCCGGGGGACAGCCTCCGCGCGGACGCGTACGAGCACCTCAGGGCCGAGGCAGTCCTGTGCCACCCGCCGTTCAACGAGCGCAACTGGGGCCACGACGAACTCGCCTACGACCCGCGCTGGGAGTACGGCTTCCCGGCCCGTACGGAGTCCGAACTCGCCTGGGTGCAGCACGCGCTGGCCCGTCTGGAGGACGGCGGCACCGCCGTGCTGCTGATGCCGCCGGCCGCCGCGAGCCGCCGCTCCGGGCGCCGGATCCGCGCCGACCTGCTGCGCCGGGGCGCCCTGCGCGCCGTGATCGCCCTGCCGGTCGGCGCGGCACCCCCGTACAACATCCCGCTGCACCTGTGGGTGCTGCGCAGGCCCGGCAGGGCGGCCGTGCCACCGCGGCTGCTGCTCGTCGACACCGGGCGGCTCGTGCCCGAGGGGCGGAGCGGGTTCGACTGGGCGGCGGTGCGCGCCGCCGTGCTCGACGCCTGGCGGCCCTTCGACCGCGCGGGCGAGGCGGTGGAACGGCCGGGGCTCAGCCGTGCGCTGCCGGTCATCGACCTGCTCGACGACGACGTGGACCTGGCCCCCGCCCGGCACCTGCCGCCCCCGGCCGTGGGCGGCGGCGCCGAGGAACTGACCGCCGTGCGCGCACGCCTCGGTGAGACCCTCCGGCTGACCGCCGACCTCACACCCCCGCTCCCCGGGGAGGCGCGGCTCGCGCGCTGGCCGCTCACCACGGTCGGCGAACTCGCGCGCGGGGGTGCCCTGCTGCTGCGCACCGGCGGGAACGGCCCCCACGCGCGCGTGCTCACCGACCACGACGTCCTGGCCGGCACGGCACCCTCCGGAACGCTGCCCGAGACCGCCGGCGAGGCGCCCGTGCTCGTGGCGCCCGGCGACGTCGTCGTCCCCGTCCTCGGCGGCGGCGGGATCGCGCGGGTCGTCGACGAGGACACCGCAGGCGCTGCCCTCGGCCGCAACCTCACCCTGCTGCGGCCCGACACGGCGGCGCTCGACCCCTGGTTCGTCGCCGGGTTCCTGCGCTCGACCGCCAACAGCCGCCAGGCCAGCAGCTACGCCTCCACCGCGACCCGGCTCGACGTCCGCCGCCTCCAACTGCCCCGCCTGCCCCTGGAACAGCAGCGCCGCTACGGCGAACGGTTCCGTGTCCTCGCCGCCTTCGAGGACGCCCTGAGGCAGGCCGGCCGCCTCGGCGAACGCCTGGTGCGCGGCATGTACGACGGCCTGACGGACGGCACGGTCGCCCCGGACTGA
- a CDS encoding SurA N-terminal domain-containing protein codes for MHRRRRTALLFSAAIAAAAPLLTACGSDAHPGAAAVVGDDRITVAQLENRVNEVRAAQRAASKDDSQYQQAVAQTSALTRNTLNGMVLEKVLDQALKDAGVTVTRKEIQQYRSGLETEAGGAAALEAAYLQRYSVAPEQLEESLRSDVEVQKLAAALGADLNSPEGGTVFWKALSTASEKLDVDLNPRYGSWGVDKASGRVGLLEAKTPWLKEVTGAGSQESA; via the coding sequence TTGCACCGCCGCCGTCGCACCGCGCTCCTCTTCTCCGCAGCGATCGCCGCCGCGGCCCCGCTCCTCACCGCCTGCGGAAGCGACGCGCATCCCGGCGCGGCGGCCGTCGTCGGCGACGACCGGATCACCGTCGCGCAGCTGGAGAACCGGGTGAACGAGGTGCGCGCCGCCCAGCGCGCCGCGAGCAAGGACGACAGCCAGTACCAGCAGGCCGTCGCCCAGACCAGCGCCCTCACCCGCAACACCCTGAACGGCATGGTCCTGGAGAAGGTCCTCGACCAGGCGCTGAAGGACGCGGGCGTCACCGTCACCCGCAAGGAGATCCAGCAGTACCGTTCCGGCCTGGAGACGGAGGCCGGCGGCGCCGCGGCCCTCGAAGCGGCCTACCTGCAGCGCTACAGCGTCGCCCCCGAACAGCTGGAGGAGAGCCTCCGCAGCGATGTCGAGGTCCAGAAGCTCGCCGCCGCCCTCGGCGCCGACCTGAACAGCCCGGAGGGCGGCACGGTCTTCTGGAAGGCCCTCTCGACGGCCTCCGAGAAACTCGACGTCGACCTCAACCCCCGCTACGGCAGCTGGGGCGTCGACAAGGCCTCCGGCCGCGTCGGCCTCCTGGAGGCCAAGACCCCGTGGCTGAAGGAAGTCACGGGAGCGGGGTCGCAGGAGTCGGCGTAG
- a CDS encoding protein kinase domain-containing protein: protein MSTLIGQGGMGQVWTAYDQRLDRRVAVKLLRPDKVAGQEADELRRRFVRECRVTAQVDHPGLVTVHDAGSEGEELFLVMQYVDGADLADHLAEHDPYPWQWTVSVAAQLCAVLSAVHAVPIIHRDLKPRNVMVKQDGTVTVLDLGVASVMDTDTTRLTHTGSPIGSPAYMAPEQAMGGAVGPYTDLYALGVLMHELLSGNVPFTGSTALGVLHRHLYEPPVPVRRIRPEVPENLEALVLRLLSKDPQHRPSSAQETYEQLRPLLPARGVPTGSPLDPTRPFLRPHAPWPDRARIPAPQPSAAPDPAPAADKPDVAGAVDEVKRLLGEGRITQAVDILGAILPAAAAQHGEHSPVVRTLRKQYAATLMDDGQYRRALPELRRLADERAAEAGQADTQALRYRYDSAQCLEQLGEPAAALAEYRSLLPYYENQYVGGDPELSLDVRRRIGHLLLALGDRGAAHETLGRLLLDVERLRGPGHPLAGEVRRTLQWLGQVRG, encoded by the coding sequence CTGTCCACGCTCATCGGACAGGGCGGCATGGGCCAGGTGTGGACGGCCTACGACCAGCGCCTCGACCGGCGGGTGGCGGTGAAGCTGCTGCGCCCGGACAAGGTCGCGGGCCAGGAGGCCGACGAACTGCGCCGCCGCTTCGTGCGCGAGTGCCGGGTCACGGCCCAGGTCGACCACCCCGGTCTGGTGACCGTGCACGACGCGGGCAGCGAGGGCGAGGAGCTGTTCCTCGTCATGCAGTACGTCGACGGGGCCGACCTCGCCGACCACCTCGCCGAGCACGACCCGTACCCGTGGCAGTGGACCGTCTCCGTCGCCGCCCAGCTGTGCGCCGTGCTCTCCGCCGTGCACGCGGTACCGATCATCCACCGCGACCTCAAGCCGCGGAACGTCATGGTCAAGCAGGACGGCACGGTCACCGTCCTCGACCTCGGCGTCGCCTCCGTCATGGACACCGACACCACCCGCCTCACCCACACCGGTTCACCCATCGGCAGCCCCGCCTACATGGCCCCCGAGCAGGCCATGGGCGGCGCGGTCGGCCCCTACACCGACCTGTACGCCCTCGGTGTGCTGATGCACGAACTGCTCAGCGGGAACGTGCCGTTCACCGGCTCGACCGCCCTCGGCGTCCTCCACCGCCACCTCTACGAGCCGCCGGTCCCGGTCCGCCGCATCCGCCCCGAGGTCCCCGAGAACCTGGAGGCCCTGGTCCTCCGGCTGCTCTCCAAGGACCCGCAGCACCGCCCGTCCTCCGCCCAGGAGACGTACGAGCAACTCCGCCCGCTGCTGCCCGCCCGCGGTGTGCCCACCGGCTCCCCGCTCGACCCCACGCGCCCCTTCCTGCGCCCGCACGCCCCCTGGCCGGACCGCGCCCGCATCCCCGCGCCCCAGCCGTCCGCCGCGCCCGACCCCGCGCCCGCGGCCGACAAGCCCGACGTGGCCGGCGCCGTCGACGAGGTCAAGCGCCTCCTCGGCGAGGGCCGCATCACCCAGGCCGTCGACATCCTCGGCGCGATCCTCCCGGCCGCCGCCGCCCAGCACGGCGAGCACTCACCCGTCGTCCGCACCCTGCGCAAGCAGTACGCGGCCACGCTGATGGACGACGGCCAGTACCGCCGCGCCCTGCCCGAGCTGCGCCGTCTCGCCGACGAGCGCGCCGCCGAGGCCGGCCAGGCCGACACCCAGGCACTGCGCTACCGCTACGACTCCGCCCAGTGCCTCGAACAACTCGGCGAACCGGCCGCGGCCCTCGCCGAGTACCGCTCCCTGCTGCCGTACTACGAGAACCAGTACGTCGGCGGCGACCCCGAACTCTCCCTCGACGTCCGCCGCCGCATAGGCCACCTGCTCCTCGCCCTCGGCGACCGCGGCGCCGCCCACGAGACCCTGGGCCGGCTGCTGCTCGACGTGGAACGGCTGCGGGGACCGGGCCACCCGCTGGCGGGCGAGGTGCGGCGCACCCTGCAGTGGCTGGGGCAAGTGCGGGGCTGA